One segment of Terriglobales bacterium DNA contains the following:
- the kdpF gene encoding K(+)-transporting ATPase subunit F, with protein MSLETIVMLLVTVLMMVYLVYAQLRPEKF; from the coding sequence ATGAGTCTTGAAACTATAGTGATGTTGCTGGTGACTGTCCTGATGATGGTCTACCTGGTTTATGCGCAACTGCGTCCGGAGAAGTTCTAA
- a CDS encoding metallophosphoesterase: MCYWIKTKTIIAVCACLIALATGCQKSHEQNQEASVLAAPASTPAATASTTSANNSDPVFVGAGDVASCDDLAGAKATAKLLDSIPGTVFVAGDLAYPDGSAEQFANCYGPTWGRHKARTRPSPGNHEFHAGGATPYFEYFGAAAGDPKKGYYSYELGAWHVIVINSNCSDLPGGCAKDSPEEQWLRQDLAQHPTACTVAYWHHPLFSSGKAHGNDPEMKPFWQDLYAANATLVINGHDHDYERFAPQDPDGKVDNARGIREFVVGSGGKNSHRSFGETKPNSEARNADTYGVLKLTLHPKSYDWEFVPEEGKTFKDSGSGVCH, translated from the coding sequence ATGTGTTATTGGATAAAGACGAAAACGATAATTGCCGTCTGTGCCTGCTTGATCGCCCTGGCGACTGGCTGCCAGAAATCACATGAGCAAAACCAGGAAGCAAGTGTGCTGGCCGCTCCGGCCTCAACTCCAGCCGCCACCGCAAGCACAACTTCGGCAAACAATTCCGATCCGGTCTTTGTTGGCGCAGGTGATGTGGCCAGTTGTGACGATCTGGCCGGGGCTAAGGCCACGGCCAAACTGCTGGATTCGATCCCGGGCACGGTTTTTGTCGCGGGTGATCTTGCTTACCCCGACGGTAGTGCCGAGCAGTTCGCCAACTGCTACGGCCCCACATGGGGACGCCACAAGGCCCGCACGCGGCCCTCGCCGGGCAATCACGAATTTCATGCCGGTGGGGCTACGCCTTATTTCGAGTATTTCGGGGCTGCCGCAGGTGATCCCAAAAAGGGATACTACAGCTACGAGCTGGGCGCATGGCATGTGATCGTCATCAACAGCAATTGCTCTGACCTGCCGGGTGGCTGCGCCAAGGATTCTCCCGAAGAGCAATGGCTGCGCCAGGACCTTGCCCAGCATCCAACCGCCTGCACCGTGGCGTATTGGCACCATCCTCTGTTCAGCTCGGGCAAGGCACACGGCAATGATCCCGAGATGAAACCTTTCTGGCAGGACCTTTATGCTGCCAACGCGACCCTTGTGATCAACGGGCACGATCATGACTACGAGCGCTTCGCTCCGCAAGACCCTGACGGCAAGGTGGATAACGCGCGCGGCATCCGCGAGTTTGTTGTCGGAAGTGGCGGCAAGAACAGCCATCGCTCATTTGGCGAGACTAAACCTAACAGCGAAGCCAGAAACGCCGATACCTACGGAGTGTTGAAATTGACTCTGCACCCCAAGAGCTATGATTGGGAGTTTGTTCCGGAAGAAGGCAAGACGTTCAAAGATTCGGGCAGCGGGGTCTGCCATTAG
- a CDS encoding potassium-transporting ATPase subunit KdpA encodes MTLNGWLNARNSGQPLWLNPQKFAAIPQDLAFNTAASFATNTNCQLISI; translated from the coding sequence ATGACACTCAACGGCTGGTTGAACGCACGCAACAGTGGGCAGCCGCTTTGGTTGAACCCGCAAAAGTTCGCCGCCATTCCGCAAGACCTTGCCTTCAACACGGCTGCCTCGTTTGCCACCAATACCAACTGCCAATTGATATCAATCTGA
- a CDS encoding DUF1326 domain-containing protein translates to MRKLATIFSLGLLILMFAVISHAQEQITGDYIESRSADVYVAQCFANGEVGTAGDEATLAWHIRSGSWNGQKLDGLTVMASVKAQATLGDPFGSPYPAKAVVLVDEKAAPEQRDALVSFAKHMGGDLLAHVSRVIPTSIDMQVLHDAQDHGRATLRAGSFAAIVTRPIDEKDHICGNETTFYPPLTQLTHSMPAVALTDEYHGPDLGVDWELHDKRSAFVGTFAQ, encoded by the coding sequence ATGCGCAAGCTAGCAACCATATTTTCTCTCGGACTATTAATACTCATGTTTGCTGTTATCAGCCACGCCCAGGAGCAGATTACCGGGGACTACATCGAAAGCCGCAGCGCCGATGTTTACGTGGCCCAGTGCTTCGCCAATGGCGAGGTAGGAACAGCCGGCGACGAAGCCACTCTCGCCTGGCACATCCGCAGTGGAAGCTGGAACGGGCAGAAGCTCGACGGGTTGACTGTGATGGCCTCCGTCAAGGCGCAGGCCACGCTGGGCGATCCGTTTGGAAGTCCTTATCCGGCAAAAGCAGTTGTGCTGGTGGATGAGAAGGCTGCCCCTGAGCAGCGCGATGCTCTGGTGAGCTTTGCCAAGCACATGGGCGGCGATCTGCTGGCGCATGTGAGCCGCGTGATTCCTACATCCATTGATATGCAGGTGCTGCACGATGCCCAGGACCACGGCCGTGCCACGCTGCGCGCCGGCAGCTTTGCCGCGATTGTGACCCGGCCCATTGACGAGAAGGACCATATCTGCGGAAACGAGACCACGTTTTATCCGCCGCTCACTCAGCTCACGCACTCCATGCCCGCAGTAGCATTGACCGATGAATATCACGGGCCCGATTTGGGCGTTGACTGGGAGCTGCATGATAAGCGCAGCGCGTTTGTAGGCACGTTTGCGCAGTGA
- a CDS encoding DUF4118 domain-containing protein, with protein MRRSVLLSVFQFLISAALVFVIVFLYTRVIRVNPTTVALTFLVAVLGISAVWGLRYAVFVSIVATLAFNYFFLPPVGTFTIADTQNWVALIAFLLTAVIASELSARVRQEADEANQRRREVEKLYAFSQQLLVTDNVLELLNEIPHHIVATFGVSAAAVYVSERDKIYRSGPDITQLQSEELRGVTARGETVIDAQRNICLAPVRMGVRALGALGVAGHLSRETLDALGGLIAIATERAAAVEKLGRAEASRENERLRSALLDSVTHEFRTPLTSIKASVTSLISDFQLDQAQRQELLTIINEESDRLNRLVGEATEMAQLDAHEVKLNIEPQNIREAIDAALEESKPSLRSHSVEVRMPSYLPPVLMDVDRIKEVLRHLLENAAKYSPPESPIFISSEVQNGRLVTNVADRGVGIDDLERSMIFDKFFRGQGQRHRVQGTGMGLAIAKAIVEAHGGKIGVTSQLGQGSVFSFGLPIAGMGPTGS; from the coding sequence ATGAGGCGATCAGTCCTGCTCTCGGTTTTTCAGTTTCTGATCTCGGCGGCATTGGTGTTTGTAATTGTTTTTCTCTACACCCGGGTCATCAGGGTCAATCCGACTACCGTCGCTTTGACCTTCCTGGTGGCGGTGCTTGGGATCTCAGCAGTCTGGGGGCTTCGCTATGCTGTCTTCGTCTCCATTGTTGCCACGCTGGCGTTCAATTACTTCTTCCTTCCACCCGTAGGGACTTTCACCATCGCCGACACACAAAACTGGGTGGCCCTAATCGCATTTCTGCTGACTGCAGTTATCGCCAGCGAACTTTCGGCGCGCGTACGGCAGGAGGCTGATGAAGCCAACCAGCGCCGCCGCGAGGTGGAAAAGCTCTACGCCTTCAGCCAGCAGCTTCTGGTCACCGACAACGTACTGGAATTGCTGAACGAAATTCCGCACCACATTGTGGCGACGTTTGGTGTAAGCGCGGCTGCAGTTTACGTTTCCGAGCGTGACAAGATTTACCGCTCCGGCCCCGATATCACTCAGTTGCAGAGCGAAGAGCTGCGAGGGGTGACGGCGCGCGGCGAGACCGTGATTGACGCACAACGCAACATCTGTCTGGCCCCGGTCCGCATGGGAGTGCGCGCTCTGGGGGCGCTGGGGGTTGCCGGACACTTATCTCGCGAAACCCTGGATGCGCTCGGCGGCCTGATTGCCATTGCCACCGAAAGAGCGGCGGCGGTGGAAAAGCTGGGACGCGCAGAAGCATCGCGTGAAAACGAACGGCTGCGTTCAGCGCTGCTGGATTCGGTTACGCATGAGTTCCGCACCCCGCTAACTTCCATCAAGGCCTCAGTTACCAGCCTGATCTCTGATTTTCAACTGGACCAGGCCCAACGCCAGGAATTACTCACCATCATTAATGAAGAAAGCGACCGCCTGAACCGCCTGGTGGGAGAGGCAACTGAGATGGCGCAGCTCGATGCCCACGAGGTCAAGCTCAATATCGAGCCCCAGAATATCCGTGAAGCTATTGATGCCGCTCTGGAAGAATCCAAGCCCAGCCTGCGCTCGCATTCCGTAGAAGTGCGAATGCCCAGTTATCTGCCCCCAGTGCTTATGGATGTGGACCGCATTAAAGAAGTCCTGCGGCATCTGCTGGAGAACGCAGCCAAGTACTCGCCCCCGGAGTCTCCTATCTTTATCAGCAGTGAAGTGCAAAACGGCCGGCTGGTGACCAACGTTGCCGATCGCGGCGTTGGCATAGACGATCTGGAGCGCTCCATGATCTTCGATAAGTTTTTTCGTGGACAGGGCCAACGCCACCGGGTCCAGGGCACGGGCATGGGATTGGCAATTGCCAAAGCCATCGTTGAAGCCCACGGCGGCAAGATCGGCGTCACCAGCCAGTTAGGTCAGGGATCAGTATTTTCTTTTGGGCTGCCCATTGCCGGCATGGGACCAACCGGCTCATGA
- a CDS encoding universal stress protein produces the protein MPKSPEQWLEHATPPEKKAGVFKLFLGYAPGVGKTFNMLSEAIRRSKRGEDVVIGIVETHGRKGIAELASQLETIPRRKMEYKGTIFEEMDLDAILARKPQVVLVDELAHTNVEGCKHKKRYEDVLEILEAKIDVLSTMNVQHLESITPTVQSITGIQVRETVPDWVLQRAGEIVMADLTPEALQTRMRRGDIYPVDRAEKALGNFFRPGNLIALRELALRCVAQCVDQNLDSYLKQKHIDRNWGVRERIAVCMSASPAAQKLIARGARLAKGIDAEFYVVYVEVDHEKNPEDRRTLEANIRFAENLSATVVRLKGKDVAKTVADFVREYKITQIVFGRSAVSGWRKYMYLSAVQRFLRNAPPVDMHIVTQESD, from the coding sequence ATGCCCAAAAGTCCTGAACAGTGGCTGGAACATGCGACCCCGCCGGAAAAAAAGGCGGGTGTTTTTAAGCTTTTCCTGGGCTACGCTCCCGGTGTGGGAAAGACCTTCAACATGCTGAGCGAGGCCATCCGGCGCAGCAAACGCGGTGAGGACGTAGTCATCGGAATCGTAGAAACCCATGGACGCAAAGGGATTGCAGAGTTGGCCTCACAACTGGAGACCATTCCGCGCCGCAAGATGGAATACAAAGGCACGATTTTTGAAGAGATGGATCTCGACGCGATTCTCGCGCGCAAGCCCCAGGTTGTTCTGGTGGACGAGTTGGCACACACCAACGTGGAAGGCTGCAAACACAAAAAGCGGTATGAAGATGTGCTGGAAATATTAGAAGCGAAAATTGATGTCCTCTCGACCATGAACGTCCAACACCTGGAGAGCATAACGCCCACGGTACAAAGCATCACCGGAATCCAGGTGCGCGAGACGGTTCCCGATTGGGTGCTGCAACGTGCCGGCGAAATTGTGATGGCCGATCTTACCCCTGAAGCCCTGCAGACTCGCATGCGGCGTGGTGATATTTATCCGGTGGATAGGGCCGAGAAGGCGTTGGGTAATTTTTTTCGCCCCGGTAATCTGATTGCGCTGCGGGAGCTGGCTTTGCGCTGCGTTGCGCAATGCGTAGACCAGAACCTGGATTCGTATTTGAAACAAAAGCATATTGACCGCAACTGGGGCGTGCGCGAACGCATTGCGGTGTGCATGAGCGCGAGTCCTGCAGCGCAAAAATTGATTGCCCGCGGCGCGCGCCTGGCCAAGGGCATTGACGCGGAGTTTTACGTCGTCTATGTGGAAGTAGATCATGAAAAGAATCCGGAAGACCGGCGCACGCTGGAGGCCAATATCCGATTTGCTGAAAATCTTTCTGCCACGGTGGTTCGTTTGAAGGGCAAAGATGTTGCCAAAACCGTGGCTGACTTCGTGCGTGAATATAAAATTACGCAAATTGTTTTTGGCCGCTCAGCCGTAAGCGGCTGGCGAAAATACATGTATCTTTCCGCCGTCCAGAGGTTCCTGCGCAATGCTCCGCCGGTGGACATGCACATCGTCACCCAGGAGAGTGATTAA
- a CDS encoding substrate-binding domain-containing protein has product MKKLNFVVSLSTNTNDFQVEMAIAAQAAAEKLGVGVQVMYAENDPIAQSQQLLKVVQSPAGSRPDAILFHPFGGTALPQVARAAVAAGIGVAVLNWRADYVAELRAKSLVPIFIYTSNHREIGHIQAQQFEALLPQGGKVLYIQGPAASFGAQERTVGMSEKKPENIQAKMLRAASWTEEAGYKAVTSWLRLSTAQTERIDLIAAQNDVIAIGARKAFSEVLRDADRERWMHLPFTGVDGLPKTGQTWVRKNSLTATIVVPPNTGLAIEALANAIQTGLQLPECILTEPKSFPSVGELKKQGIY; this is encoded by the coding sequence ATGAAAAAACTCAATTTTGTGGTTTCCCTCTCCACCAACACCAATGACTTTCAGGTCGAAATGGCCATCGCTGCGCAAGCGGCCGCTGAGAAGCTTGGCGTAGGCGTACAAGTCATGTATGCGGAAAACGATCCGATCGCGCAAAGTCAGCAGCTATTGAAGGTGGTCCAATCGCCGGCAGGCTCGCGCCCTGATGCAATTCTCTTTCATCCATTCGGCGGCACGGCCCTGCCCCAGGTCGCTCGGGCCGCAGTGGCTGCCGGCATTGGGGTCGCGGTGCTCAACTGGCGCGCCGACTATGTAGCTGAACTTCGTGCAAAGTCCCTGGTCCCGATATTTATCTACACCTCCAACCATAGAGAAATCGGGCACATCCAAGCACAGCAGTTTGAAGCTCTCTTGCCCCAGGGTGGCAAGGTTTTGTATATCCAAGGCCCCGCCGCGAGCTTCGGGGCCCAAGAGCGAACTGTGGGAATGAGCGAGAAAAAGCCCGAGAACATACAAGCAAAAATGCTAAGAGCTGCCAGTTGGACCGAAGAAGCCGGATACAAGGCGGTTACCTCGTGGCTGCGACTCTCCACAGCCCAGACCGAGCGCATTGATTTGATTGCCGCGCAAAATGACGTGATCGCCATTGGCGCAAGAAAGGCATTCAGCGAGGTCCTTAGAGACGCTGACCGCGAACGATGGATGCACTTGCCGTTTACCGGCGTTGATGGTCTTCCCAAAACAGGACAAACCTGGGTCCGTAAGAATTCACTGACTGCTACGATCGTTGTTCCACCGAACACAGGTTTGGCGATCGAAGCACTCGCGAACGCAATTCAGACGGGGTTGCAGCTCCCTGAGTGTATCTTGACTGAACCCAAGTCCTTTCCGTCGGTCGGAGAATTGAAAAAGCAGGGGATTTATTAG
- a CDS encoding response regulator transcription factor, with protein sequence MSEPRHILVVDDEPQITRVLRTTLSTHGYDLRVANDGDAALDVMKDWAPDLVITDLSMPNMTGIELCRKIRTQSQIPIIVLSVKGEERTKIEALDSGADDYVTKPFNMNELLARVRAQLRRVPALPKGATSIEVGDFRINLEAHSVAVRGREVHLTPKEFELLAYMAQHPGKVITHRALLNAVWGGQSVQQPEYLRVFIGQLRKKIEKEDSPHYIITEPWIGYRFDPGE encoded by the coding sequence ATGAGCGAACCCCGCCATATCCTCGTAGTGGATGACGAGCCCCAAATCACCCGGGTGTTGCGTACCACGCTTTCCACGCACGGCTATGATCTTCGTGTTGCCAACGATGGCGATGCTGCTCTGGATGTGATGAAAGACTGGGCCCCCGATCTGGTGATCACCGATCTTTCCATGCCCAACATGACCGGAATTGAGCTGTGCCGCAAGATTCGCACCCAGTCACAAATTCCCATTATTGTGCTTTCCGTCAAAGGCGAAGAGCGCACCAAGATTGAAGCGCTCGATTCCGGCGCCGACGACTACGTAACCAAGCCTTTCAATATGAACGAACTGCTGGCGCGAGTGCGGGCGCAACTGCGGCGCGTTCCTGCCCTGCCCAAGGGCGCAACCTCGATTGAAGTTGGCGACTTCCGCATCAACCTGGAAGCGCATTCTGTTGCCGTGCGTGGCCGGGAAGTGCACCTTACCCCCAAAGAATTCGAATTGTTGGCTTATATGGCCCAACACCCCGGCAAAGTGATCACCCATCGCGCGCTGCTCAACGCCGTCTGGGGAGGCCAGAGTGTGCAGCAACCGGAATATCTGCGTGTCTTTATAGGACAGTTGCGAAAAAAGATCGAGAAGGAAGACTCTCCACATTACATCATCACTGAGCCCTGGATCGGCTACCGTTTCGATCCAGGTGAATAA